One window of the Cryptomeria japonica chromosome 7, Sugi_1.0, whole genome shotgun sequence genome contains the following:
- the LOC131067250 gene encoding uncharacterized protein LOC131067250, whose protein sequence is MPPSALSRLISQEIEYPMLFQLQNTITGCISHCGVLEFVAEEGIIYMPLWMMENMLLQPGDTVKLKHTTLPKGRSLKLQPHTKNLLDISNPKAFLEVSLRNFSCLTTGDTIKLDYNNTIYSINIVETKPESAISVFDADLEVDFAPPLDYNHEEECNRLSSLFEQFESTKKLRI, encoded by the coding sequence ATGCCTCCTTCTGCTCTTTCTCGTCTGATATCTCAAGAAATAGAGTATCCAATGCTTTTCCAGCTTCAGAATACCATCACAGGTTGCATCTCACACTGTGGAGTACTTGAATTCGTGGCTGAGGAGGGTATCATTTATATGCCACTTTGGATGATGGAAAATATGCTTCTACAACCAGGAGATACAGTCAAATTGAAGCATACCACTCTTCCAAAGGGGAGGAGTTTGAAATTGCAGCCCCACACAAAGAATTTATTAGACATATCCAACCCAAAAGCTTTCTTGGAGGTTTCTCTGAGGAACTTCTCTTGTTTGACCACAGGGGATACCATTAAGTTAGATTACAACAACACCATATATTCTATAAATATAGTTGAAACAAAACCTGAATCTGCCATAAGTGTGTTTGACGCAGACTTGGAAGTAGACTTTGCTCCTCCTCTTGATTACAACCATGAAGAAGAATGCAATCGTCTTTCATCCCTTTTCGAGCAGTTTGAATCGACAAAAAAATtgagaatttaa